The window CGTCTCAGCTCACGGAGATCACGGCGACATTGCGCGGTGAACGGTATCGGTTCCTGACGGATACCGGTGTTTTTTCGCGCCGCCAGGTGGATCAGGGAACCGCGTTGCTGATAGAGGTGATGGAGATCCCTGAACACGGGACGCTCCTGGATATGGGTTGCGGTTATGGGGTCATCGGGATTGTCGCGGCACGCCTTTCGCCATCCAGCCGTGTGGTGATGGTCGACATTAACCGGCGTGCTGTCCAGTTGGCCCAGGAAAACATCCGGCGTCACCGGCTTGCCAATGCAGAGGTGAGGCACGGGGATGGCTTTTCCGCCGTTCGTGGGCTCACTTTTGATGCCATTTACATGAACCCGCCGGTTCGCGCCGGAAAGCAACTGGTTTTCCAGCTGTATGAAGCGTCCTGGCGACACCTGGTGCCGGGGGGACAACTGTGGATTGTCATTCAAAAGAAGCAGGGCGCTCCATCTACAGAAAGCCATCTTCAGCATGTGTTCGGTTCGGAGGCAGTGGAACAAGTGGCCAGACGGAAAGGGTATCACGTGTTCCGGTGCAAAAAAGTTTGACCTTCATATTCACAAATGATAAAATAGCATAATGCATACATCCGTGAGTACCAGCCACCCATTCGTTGCCGTTTGAAAGCTTAAATAGCCATAACACGTGTGCTCCAGAAAGCGTGCTTCCCAGTGCAAAAGTGGTCTGTCCACCTGGAAATGAATAATTTGGGGAGTATTTGGAAAAAATTTCTAGGTGGTGTTCTTTTGGAAAAACGTGGGCAAGTTCGCTTTTCTTGGTTGTAGCCAAGGTTGGCTCAAGGAATACATAACGGGCTGAGGGGTGAGAGATTTGGCGGGAAAAGAGGTTCAACTGGGCAGACGGAAACGACGGAGTTACGCCCGGATCAGCGAGGTGATGGAGCTACCCAACCTGATCGAGATTCAACTCAAATCCTATCAGTGGTTTCTGGACGAGGGATTGAGAGAAGTATTTCGGGACATTTCCCCCATTGAAGATTTTTCTGGCAACCTGGCGCTGGAATTTGTGGATTATTCGCTCGGTGAGCCAAAATATTCGGTGGATGAATGCAAGGAACGGGATGCGAACTATGCCGCGCCGCTGCGCGTCAAAGTGCGGCTGATCAACAAGGAGACGGGCGAGGTCAAGGAACAGGAAGTGTTCATGGGCGACTTTCCGCTCATGACGGAAACCGGTACCTTCATCATCAATGGGGCGGAGCGCGTCATCGTCAGCCAGTTGGTCCGTTCGCCCTCTGTCTATTTTAATCAGAAAGTGGATAAAAACGGCAAGTTGACCTATACGGCCACGGTGATTCCGAATCGTGGCGCATGGTTGGAACTGGAAACGGATGCCAAGGACATTCTGTATGTCCGGATCGATCGAACGCGGAAGATACCGGTAACGGTGTTGTTGCGTGCTCTGGGATTTGGTACCGATGCGGAAATTTTGAATTTGCTCGGCGAGGACGAGTACCTGAAAAACACCCTGGACAAGGATAACACGGATTCGGCTGAAAAGGCGCTGATCGAGATCTACGAGCGACTGCGCCCAGGCGAGCCTCCCACCCTGGAGAATGCCAAAAATTTGCTGATCTCCCGCTTTTTCGATCCGAAACGGTATGACTTGGCCAACGTTGGACGGTATAAGATCAACAAAAAGCTGCACCTGAAAAACCGCCTCTTCAACCAACGGTTGGCGGAAAAGCTGGTCGATCCGGAGACGGGCGAAGTGCTGGCCGAAGAGGGCCAGGTTCTGGAAAGAAGGCTGCTGGATCGGATTTTGCCGTACCTGGACAAGGGATTGGGCGAAGTGACCTATACCCCTTATGGCGGTGTCCTGGGAGACGAGCCGATCAAGCTGCAGGTGATCCATATTTACGCCCCGGATGAGGAAGGCAAAGTGATCAAGGTCATCGGCAACGGCAACATTGACAAAAATGTCAAGCATATTACGCCGGCCGATATCATCGCTTCGATTAACTATTTCCTCAATCTGCTGCACGGGGTGGGCGATGTGGATGACATCGATCACCTGGGCAACCGGCGGTTGCGCTGTGTCGGCGAACTGTTGCAAAACCAGTTTCGGATCGGTCTTTCGCGGATGGAGCGGGTGGTCCGTGAGCGGATGTCCATTCAGGATCTCCAGGCCGTGACCCCGCAAGCCCTGATCAATATCCGGCCGGTGATTGCAGCCATCAAGGAGTTTTTCGGTTCCAGCCAACTTTCCCAGTTCATGGATCAGACCAACCCGCTAGCCGAATTGACCCACAAGCGGCGCCTGAGCGCACTGGGCCCCGGCGGGTTGACGCGGGAGCGGGCGGGATTTGAGGTGCGCGATGTGCACTATTCCCATTACGGCCGGATGTGTCCGATTGAAACGCCGGAAGGGCCGAACATCGGGCTGATCAACTCCCTTTCCACCTATGCGCGGGTGAATGAATACGGGTTTATCGAAACCCCCTACCGGCGGGTGGATCCGGAAACGGGCAGGGTGACCGACGAGATCGTCTACATGACGGCGGATGAAGAAGACAACTATATCATCGCGCAGGCCAACGAGCCGCTCAATGAAGACGGCACGTTCAAGGAAGAGATGGTGACCGCCCGCTACCGGAAAGAAGAGATCCTCAAGGTTCCCCGTGATCGCATCGATTTCATGGATGTGTCGCCGAAACAGGTGGTCTCTGTCGCCACCGCGCTGATTCCTTTCCTGGAAAACGACGACGCCAACCGCGCCCTGATGGGGGCCAACATGCAGCGTCAGGCTGTGCCGCTGTTGCGCCCTGAAGCGCCGTTGATCGGCACCGGCATGGAGTACCGCGCGGCGATTGACTCGGGCGTCTGCGTCATCTCCAAGACCGACGGGGTCGTGGAACGGGTGACGGCCAACGAGATCTGGGTACGCCAGGAGGAAGAGGTGGACGGCCGCCTGGTGAAGGGAGACCTGATCAAGTACCGGTTGCACAAGTTTGAGCGTTCCAACCAGGGGACGTGCATCAACCAGCATCCGATCGTCAAAAAAGGGGATCGCGTCAAAAAAGGCGATGTCCTGGCGGACGGCCCTTCCACGGACCAGGGCGAACTGGCGCTGGGCCGCAACGTGCTGGTGGCGTTTATGACCTGGGAAGGGTACAACTACGAAGACGCCATCTTGCTGAGTGAGAAGCTGGTTCAGGAGGATATTTATACCTCGATCCACATTGAGGAATATGAGATCGAGGCGCGCGACACGAAGCTGGGACCGGAGGAGATCACGCGCGACATCCCCAACGTCGGGGAGGATGCGTTGAAGAATCTGGATGAACGCGGAATTATCCGCGTCGGTGCGGAGGTGCGTGATGGCGACATCCTGGTCGGCAAGGTGACGCCAAAGGGGATGACCGAGCTGACCGCCGAAGAACGCCTGCTGCACGCGATTTTCGGCGAAAAAGCGCGGGAAGTCCGGGACACCTCCTTGCGGGCCCCGCACGGCGGTTCGGGTATTGTCGTGGATGCCCGCGTCTTTTCGCGCGAGAACGGCGATGAGCTGCCGCCTGGCGTCAACCAGCTGGTGCGCGTTTACGTCGCGCAGAAGCGCAAGATCTCCCAAGGGGACAAAATGGCTGGGCGGCACGGGAACAAAGGGGTCATCTCCCGCATCCTGCCGGTGGAAGACATGCCTTTCCTGCCGGATGGCACACCCGTTGAGATCGTGCTCAACCCCCTGGGTGTCCCGTCCCGGATGAACATTGGCCAGGTGTTGGAGACGCACCTGGGCATGGCGGCCAAGGCGTTGGGTATTCACATCGCCACGCCGGTGTTTGACGGCGCCAATGAAAACGACGTTTGGGATGCGCTGGAGGAGGCGGGCTTCAGCCGTGACGGCAAAACCATCCTCTATGACGGGAGGACGGGCGAACCGTTTGACCAGCCAGTTACGGTGGGCTATGTGTACATGCTGAAACTGCATCACCTGGTGGACGACAAGATTCACGCGCGTTCCACCGGCCCTTACTCCCTCGTCACCCAGCAACCGCTGGGCGGAAAGGCCCAATTTGGCGGACAGCGGTTTGGAGAGATGGAGGTCTGGGCTTTGGAGGCCTATGGCGCGGCCTACACCTTGCAGGAAATCCTGACCGTCAAGTCAGACGACGTGGTAGGCCGGGTGAAAACCTACGAAAGCATCGTCAAAGGAGAAAATATCCCAGAACCGGGGATTCCGGAGTCATTCAAGGTGCTGATCAAGGAACTGCAGAGTCTGGGGATGGATGTCAAAATCCTATCGGACGATGAGCAGGAGATCGAGATCAAAGAGTGGGACGATGAGGATGAGGATGTCAAGCAACAGGAAGTGAGATTGGAGCCGGTTCGTGAAAAGGGATCGTGATCGCATGTTGCCACCGCAGCCAAAGGCATGACGAACACCAAAGGGAGGGCTGGCCCTGTGTTTGACGTGAATCATTTTGAATACATGAAGATCGGTCTCGCTTCACCGGAAAAAATCCGATCCTGGTCCTACGGCGAGGTGAAAAAGCCAGAGACGATCAACTACCGGACGCTGAAGCCCGAAAAAGAAGGTCTGTTTTGCGAAAAAATCTTTGGACCGACGAAGGATTGGGAGTGTCACTGCGGAAAATACAAGCGGATCCGCTATAAGGGCGTGATCTGCGACCGTTGTGGCGTGGAAG of the Bacillus thermozeamaize genome contains:
- a CDS encoding 16S rRNA methyltransferase, which produces MHEHYYTEQPQTPSQLTEITATLRGERYRFLTDTGVFSRRQVDQGTALLIEVMEIPEHGTLLDMGCGYGVIGIVAARLSPSSRVVMVDINRRAVQLAQENIRRHRLANAEVRHGDGFSAVRGLTFDAIYMNPPVRAGKQLVFQLYEASWRHLVPGGQLWIVIQKKQGAPSTESHLQHVFGSEAVEQVARRKGYHVFRCKKV
- a CDS encoding DNA-directed RNA polymerase subunit beta; protein product: MAGKEVQLGRRKRRSYARISEVMELPNLIEIQLKSYQWFLDEGLREVFRDISPIEDFSGNLALEFVDYSLGEPKYSVDECKERDANYAAPLRVKVRLINKETGEVKEQEVFMGDFPLMTETGTFIINGAERVIVSQLVRSPSVYFNQKVDKNGKLTYTATVIPNRGAWLELETDAKDILYVRIDRTRKIPVTVLLRALGFGTDAEILNLLGEDEYLKNTLDKDNTDSAEKALIEIYERLRPGEPPTLENAKNLLISRFFDPKRYDLANVGRYKINKKLHLKNRLFNQRLAEKLVDPETGEVLAEEGQVLERRLLDRILPYLDKGLGEVTYTPYGGVLGDEPIKLQVIHIYAPDEEGKVIKVIGNGNIDKNVKHITPADIIASINYFLNLLHGVGDVDDIDHLGNRRLRCVGELLQNQFRIGLSRMERVVRERMSIQDLQAVTPQALINIRPVIAAIKEFFGSSQLSQFMDQTNPLAELTHKRRLSALGPGGLTRERAGFEVRDVHYSHYGRMCPIETPEGPNIGLINSLSTYARVNEYGFIETPYRRVDPETGRVTDEIVYMTADEEDNYIIAQANEPLNEDGTFKEEMVTARYRKEEILKVPRDRIDFMDVSPKQVVSVATALIPFLENDDANRALMGANMQRQAVPLLRPEAPLIGTGMEYRAAIDSGVCVISKTDGVVERVTANEIWVRQEEEVDGRLVKGDLIKYRLHKFERSNQGTCINQHPIVKKGDRVKKGDVLADGPSTDQGELALGRNVLVAFMTWEGYNYEDAILLSEKLVQEDIYTSIHIEEYEIEARDTKLGPEEITRDIPNVGEDALKNLDERGIIRVGAEVRDGDILVGKVTPKGMTELTAEERLLHAIFGEKAREVRDTSLRAPHGGSGIVVDARVFSRENGDELPPGVNQLVRVYVAQKRKISQGDKMAGRHGNKGVISRILPVEDMPFLPDGTPVEIVLNPLGVPSRMNIGQVLETHLGMAAKALGIHIATPVFDGANENDVWDALEEAGFSRDGKTILYDGRTGEPFDQPVTVGYVYMLKLHHLVDDKIHARSTGPYSLVTQQPLGGKAQFGGQRFGEMEVWALEAYGAAYTLQEILTVKSDDVVGRVKTYESIVKGENIPEPGIPESFKVLIKELQSLGMDVKILSDDEQEIEIKEWDDEDEDVKQQEVRLEPVREKGS